The DNA window gctgtcgacgacggccagGTAGACGATGACTTCTGTGCTGGTGTTCACCTGCTGGTACCGCCGCTCCGTCTTCACAAGGTAGCCCGTCCACGGGTCGCTGCGGGCCACCGGTCGCGCCCCGTCCCAAAGGAAGAACTGGAGCAAAGTGTTTGTGTCACCACCGTAGGAGAAATGTCCTGGTGAGGGGTCGTCGGAGCCCTTCCAAGACACCAGGCGCTCTTCTTCGCCATGTATCACATATCTAAACCGGATCTTCATCCCTGGAAGGAGCGTGTCTGTCAGGTGTTTGAAGCTCTGCCACAGCATGGTGCCGTTTGGCGAGCGAATAACGAAGTTGCCGTTATTCAAAAGCACCGCCGTCGAGGTAGACGAGGCCGGGGTAGTGGCCACCTGGGTAGTCCAGATGACACGGCCGCCACCATCACCATCAGAGAGAATGAGATTGGAGGTGTTGGTGAGCGAGAGCATCGGTGAAGAGGAAGTGTTCTTAATGAGCTGGGTTTCTCGGTTGGCGACCCACACCACAGTGAGCTCGGGAATGCCATTGTACCATATGCCAAGGTACAGCTTGGCCGGAGTGGAGTTGGAAGGGGCGAAGAACCCCAAAGCAAAGGCACCACCATCGGAGACGATGATGGCGTCCGACAAGAGCGGCTTGCCGAGGACAAGCCGGTCGTCGGATGCACTCAACGGCAGGAAGAGAAGGATCATGACCGCGGTGCAGCAGGTGAGAGCCGGCCAATCCATCGTGCTCTCAGGGGCCAAAATCCTGGTAGTAGGATCTAACTAGCTATGCTAAGTTTGTAGCAAACAGAGCTTTGACGGACGCAAGCATATGATTGAACAATGCTAGCAGTAGGTTGGCTTTGGAGTTGACATTTCAGCTGTCCATGTCCGAGTTGGGATGCCACAGTCACTACTGACTAGGCAGACTAGTGACTGAAACATTATGCTACACACGGACTAGTGAGTAAAACGTTAAACTAGTCAGGCCTGTACACAAATGTACGAGCACGCTAGTCATACCTTACCAAGTTGATCACATGAATAGTTTTAAAAATATGAGCAGAAAAACTTAGCAGCATAGATTGATGGAGCTAGAATTGAAACGTACTCTTCATGGAGGCTAATTCGTCGGCCTAATTTAGTATGGAAGTCTGGATATTGCATACCGCTAAAAGTCTAGTACTTACGTACACAGATGATGCACCCTAATTTTGTCCGGCCGTCCTGCTATTGTTTTACAGGTACACACAGAACGAATGTAAGAACGGCAAATAAGAACACCACAACCCAATCACTTGTGGCCAGGTCACCTCCATAGTGTTTGATACAAAATAACAAACAATTGTTACTTCATCGCCCCTCTATCTCAGAAAGAGTAAGACTGTTTGCGGAAGTCTGCATATTATTTCCCATTTGATCCATTTCAGCTATTCGTCGTGCAAAGTAGGCGGGCCGGCTTGGAGCTGCAAGTGTGGTGCTTCCATTCTCTAGGACGAACACAATAGATGACATGAGCGGTCTATCATCTGGGTTCTCCTGGACACACAAGAGTGCTACCTGGACGCAAAGCAAAACTTCGTCTGGTGAAGTATCTATGATACATGAGTCTGGCAGTTCATCGGTCTTCTCTTCCTTCCACATATGCCATGACTAAAACAACCAAGAACATCATGTCAGTATTCATTTGGAACTTGATCCAGTTTTAGAAATCAAACCGCAAAAGTCTTGTGTGTACTCACATATATTATGAGGCTAGGGAATCCCATGGTTTGACTATTGGAGTTTCTCTTAATACCAGTTACAACCTCAAGTAGCAGCACACCAAAACTGTAGACGTCAGACTTGGTAGAGAATACGCCTTCCATTGCATACTCAGGAGCCATGTACCCACTATTTGATTAATTCAATTGTAAGAGTTATCTAATGGGAATTGAAATTATTAAGATGTTAATATGAGTTTTTTTCAATGTATACTCACTATGTTCCAACTACGCGTTGGGTATTTGCGTTTTGCTGGTTGTCACCAAAGATTCTGGCCATACCAAAATCCGCTATCTTGGGTTTCATATCTTCATCCAACAAAACATTTCCAGCTTTGAGGTCTCTATGAATTATGGTGAACCTTGAGTCTTCATGAAGATATAGAAGACCCCTGGCAACCCCTTTGATTATACTAAACCGTGTTATCCAATCCAATGATTGTTTTCTTGAGTCGTCTAAAAGGAAACAGATGTAAGTAATAAATGTTTTTGAATTATCTTAGGAAATCATGGTTTGTTATATTAGAATACGTACCAAAGAGGTTAGCATCTAAGCTCTTGTTAGGAAGATACTCATATATCAAGAGCTTTTCATCTCCC is part of the Triticum aestivum cultivar Chinese Spring unplaced genomic scaffold, IWGSC CS RefSeq v2.1 scaffold33920, whole genome shotgun sequence genome and encodes:
- the LOC123172662 gene encoding S-locus-specific glycoprotein S13-like; the protein is MDWPALTCCTAVMILLFLPLSASDDRLVLGKPLLSDAIIVSDGGAFALGFFAPSNSTPAKLYLGIWYNGIPELTVVWVANRETQLIKNTSSSPMLSLTNTSNLILSDGDGGGRVIWTTQVATTPASSTSTAVLLNNGNFVIRSPNGTMLWQSFKHLTDTLLPGMKIRFRYVIHGEEERLVSWKGSDDPSPGHFSYGGDTNTLLQFFLWDGARPVARSDPWTGYLVKTERRYQQVNTSTEVIVYLAVVDSEKEIYMTYSLSDGAPRTRFVLTHSGHYQHHSWSNRSLTWEVLGQWPSAECSSYGYCGPYGYCDETTAPVPTCKCLDGFEPANMEEWTSGRFLSGCRRKRPLGGCGDGFLALPGMKSPDGFARIGGSRSTSEECAAECNRNCSCVGYATAPVWGDVARCLMWAGELIDTGKLGTELGGETLYLRLAGMDVTAGKRIKGNAVRIVLPVLGSSVLVLIFLAWLKLKGMFTWHPYEKRCI